A single genomic interval of Amblyomma americanum isolate KBUSLIRL-KWMA chromosome 11, ASM5285725v1, whole genome shotgun sequence harbors:
- the LOC144109818 gene encoding acetylgalactosaminyl-O-glycosyl-glycoprotein beta-1,3-N-acetylglucosaminyltransferase-like, translated as MRHADWAHEKVDGRMVERSSEPRLTSRGGWAVIERCRHPLSVLLLVYTTPAGSSRRAVFRDTLMEEVAAQRFNWTAVFFTGRRPAESNVDVWLDLEVDTTGDLVLFPFEDTFAVMSIKFVAAMRWAAENCPVVQHVVKMDDDVLIQPFQVQFTLSRFCACPW; from the coding sequence ATGCGGCATGCGGACTGGGCCCACGAGAAAGTCGACGGTCGAATGGTGGAGCGCTCCTCCGAGCCTCGTCTCACGTCGCGAGGGGGCTGGGCGGTGATCGAACGCTGTCGCCACCCCTTAAGTGTGCTGTTGCTCGTGTACACCACACCGGCAGGCAGCAGCCGTCGAGCTGTGTTCAGGGACACGCTGATGGAGGAGGTGGCTGCGCAGCGATTCAACTGGACCGCGGTGTTCTTCACTGGACGACGCCCAGCGGAGTCTAATGTGGACGTCTGGCTGGACCTAGAGGTAGACACGACGGGAGACCTGGTGCTGTTCCCGTTTGAGGACACCTTCGCCGTCATGTCAATCAAGTTCGTGGCCGCAATGCGTTGGGCAGCAGAAAACTGCCCTGTTGTCCAGCACGTGGTCAAGATGGACGACGACGTCCTCATCCAGCCGTTTCAGGTGCAGTTCACGCTAAGTCGATTTTGTGCGTGTCCGTGGTGA